Proteins from a single region of Ziziphus jujuba cultivar Dongzao chromosome 1, ASM3175591v1:
- the LOC112491651 gene encoding MADS-box protein defh21, translating into MGRGKISITRIDNKTTRQVTFSKRRAGLLKKAHELSVLCDAQIGLIIFSGNGKLFEYCSDTTSMEQLIRRYQIETAGMSSRIIQAQHYDTEQMHGELTKIRKDTRDLELSLKLYTGEDLSFARFDELEQLEHQLEHSLHKVRYRKMEILQQQMDNLTRKEQMLEDENSQMCHLINEHHEAAMEHHHHQLAMVAKCGQEHGYGHDHHHHHVLEEFPFGGEEEASSILQLATTSGATPPPNFYPPPLPFRLQPTQPNLQDFTLNPSN; encoded by the exons ATGGGTCGTGGGAAGATTTCAATCACAAGGATAGATAACAAGACCACAAGGCAAGTTACTTTCTCGAAACGCAGAGCAGGACTTTTGAAGAAGGCTCATGAACTTTCGGTGCTTTGCGATGCTCAGATCGGACTTATCATCTTCTCAGGCAATGGCAAGTTGTTTGAGTACTGCAGTGATACAACCAG TATGGAGCAGCTCATAAGAAGGTACCAGATTGAAACAGCAGGGATGTCATCACGAATAATTCAGGCGCAGCACTATGACACT GAACAAATGCATGGTGAACtgacaaaaataagaaaagatacCCGTGATCTTGAACTGAGCCTGAAACTCTACACCGGTGAGGATTTGAGCTTCGCAAGATTTGATGAGTTGGAACAACTTGAGCATCAGCTGGAGCATTCTCTACACAAAGTTCGATATCGCaag ATGGAGATTTTACAGCAGCAAATGGACAACCTTACAAGGAAG GAGCAAATGCTGGAAGATGAAAATAGCCAAATGTGCCATCTG ATAAACGAACATCATGAGGCAGCAATggagcatcatcatcatcagctgGCAATGGTAGCAAAGTGTGGGCAGGAACATGGATATGgacatgatcatcatcatcatcatgtgtTGGAGGAGTTTCCATTTGGTGGTGAAGAGGAAGCAAGTAGTATTCTTCAGCTTGCTACTACTAGTGGTGCTACTCCGCCACCAAACTTTTACCCACCACCACTACCATTTCGTCTGCAGCCTACTCAACCCAACCTTCAAGATTTTACTCTTAATCCATCCAACTAA